A region of Channa argus isolate prfri chromosome 8, Channa argus male v1.0, whole genome shotgun sequence DNA encodes the following proteins:
- the tcf3b gene encoding transcription factor 3b isoform X5 — MSAVARGLGARQNRTAPLLAKDGAMGKDPTTVSMKACPPHSSVQGLQPGFLPSDIAMPSPDAMSPSGLKSGSQFYQSYPNNPRRRPPEGGIDTQPKKIRKPPGLPSSVYASTSGEEYARDNGGYPGAKPGAVYPGSFYMQEDPWSSSGYSAMLGNSPHIGQPGSFSAINPQDRMNYPLHSSEVNGFHSATTTTYNHTPAINGEGIMANRGTTAGSSGDEIGKALASIYPSDHNSNNFSSAPSTPGSPQAIAGAQSQWQRPTTPNYEGQPHALQSKMEDRLEEAIHVLRSHAVGQGPGLEGTHSDIHSLLSSVHNGGLGALSPVFPNASLALSNRHPAIGGKHEEPTGLPPSSTLLHGHHASGPTPSGGQPEGFTSLPGGMARSSLSSSSSDIKREDKEDDENSVGDKSEEGKKDSKMARSRTRKEALTLQMLSSLSDQKDDQDNEDDEDLPPEVKMERERERRVANNARERLRVRDINEAFKELGRMCQLHLSHDKPQTKLLILHQAVNVILNLEQQVRERNLNPKAACLKRREEEKVSGVVGEAPMQLSGGHPSMGGDGHNPVGHM; from the exons ATGAGCGCAGTGGCTCGGGGTCTTGGGGCTCGGCAGAACAGAACAGCCCCTCTTTTAGCCAAGGACGG GGCTATGGGGAAGGATCCCACTACAGTGAGCATGAAGGCTTGTCCTCCCCATTCGTCAGTTCAGGGATTGCAg CCTGGCTTTCTTCCCAGCGACATAGCAATGCCCAGCCCAGATGCCATGTCCCCTTCTGGCCTAAAGTCTGGCTCCCAGTTTTACCAGTCATATCCGAATAACCCCAGGAGGCGGCCACCTGAGGGAGGCATAG ACACTCAGCCAAAGAAGATTCGGAAACCCCCTGGCCTGCCGTCCTCG GTGTATGCTTCCACATCTGGTGAGGAGTATGCCAGGGACAATGGAGGATATCCTGGTGCTAAGCCTGGGGCTGTATATCCCGGCTCTTTTTACATGCAAG AAGACCCCTGGTCATCTTCTGGCTACTCTGCCATGCTGGGTAATTCACCTCACATTGGACAGCCAGGCTCCTTCTCTGCAATTAACCCACAGGACAGGATG AACTATCCTCTGCACAGCAGCGAAGTCAACGGCTTCCACtcagccaccaccaccacctatAACCACACACCTGCCATCAATGGAGAAGGCATCATGG CCAACCGAGGCACCACAGCTGGCAGTTCAGGAGATGAAATTGGAAAAGCTCTTGCCTCG atttaCCCATCGGACCACAATAGTAATAACTTTTCCTCAGCTCCATCTACCCCTGGATCTCCTCAAGCTATTGCAG gagCTCAGTCTCAGTGGCAAAGACCGACCACACCCAACTATGAGGGGCAGCCACATGCATTG CAGAGTAAAATGGAGGATCGTCTGGAGGAGGCTATACATGTACTGCGTAGCCATGCTGTAGGCCAAGGCCCTGGCTTAGAAGGCACCCATTCCGACATACACAGCTTGTTGTCTTCAGTACACAACGGGGGCCTTGGCGCGCTCTCTCCAGTTTTCCCCAATGCCAGCCTTGCCCTCAGCAACAGACATCCTGCTATA GGAGGAAAACATGAGGAGCCCACAGGCCTTCCTCCCAGCAGTACTCTTCTGCATGGTCATCACGCATCTGGACCCACACCGTCAGGTGGCCAACCAGAAGGCTTTACAA gTCTTCCTGGGGGTATGGCCCGCTCCTCactgtcctccagcagctcagACATCAAAAGGGAAGACAAAGAAGATGATGAAAACTCTGTTGGAGACAAAAGCGAGGAGGGAAAGAAGGACTCCAAGATGGCACGCAGTCGAACAAG AAAGGAGGCGTTGACCCTCCAGATGCTCTCTAGCCTTTCAGACCAGAAAGATGA TCAGGACAATGAAGATGACGAGGACCTTCCCCCTGAGGTGAAGATGGAGCGAGAGAGGGAGCGGCGAGTGGCCAACAATGCCCGTGAACGTCTCAGAGTACGGGACATCAACGAGGCATTTAAGGAGCTTGGGAGGATGTGCCAGCTCCACCTCAGCCACgacaaacctcagaccaaactTCTCATCCTACATCAAGCAGTCAACGTCATCCTCAATTTAGAACAACAAGTCAGAG agCGTAACCTCAACCCCAAAGCAGCATGTTTAAAACGTcgtgaggaggagaaggtgtCTGGGGTGGTGGGGGAAGCACCCATGCAGCTATCAGGAGGCCACCCTAGCATGGGAGGAGATGGCCACAATCCAGTTGGCCACATGTAA
- the tcf3b gene encoding transcription factor 3b isoform X3, producing the protein MNEQQQRMAAVGTDKELSDLLDFSAMFAPPVANGKNRTMTLASSQFGGSALDERSGSGSWGSAEQNSPSFSQGRGYGEGSHYSEHEGLSSPFVSSGIAGKNERPPYPPFGSQPGFLPSDIAMPSPDAMSPSGLKSGSQFYQSYPNNPRRRPPEGGIDTQPKKIRKPPGLPSSVYASTSGEEYARDNGGYPGAKPGAVYPGSFYMQEDPWSSSGYSAMLGNSPHIGQPGSFSAINPQDRMNYPLHSSEVNGFHSATTTTYNHTPAINGEGIMANRGTTAGSSGDEIGKALASIYPSDHNSNNFSSAPSTPGSPQAIAGAQSQWQRPTTPNYEGQPHALSKMEDRLEEAIHVLRSHAVGQGPGLEGTHSDIHSLLSSVHNGGLGALSPVFPNASLALSNRHPAIGGKHEEPTGLPPSSTLLHGHHASGPTPSGGQPEGFTSLPGGMARSSLSSSSSDIKREDKEDDENSVGDKSEEGKKDSKMARSRTRKEALTLQMLSSLSDQKDDQDNEDDEDLPPEVKMERERERRVANNARERLRVRDINEAFKELGRMCQLHLSHDKPQTKLLILHQAVNVILNLEQQVRERNLNPKAACLKRREEEKVSGVVGEAPMQLSGGHPSMGGDGHNPVGHM; encoded by the exons CACTAGATGAGCGCAGTGGCTCGGGGTCTTGGGGCTCGGCAGAACAGAACAGCCCCTCTTTTAGCCAAGGACGG GGCTATGGGGAAGGATCCCACTACAGTGAGCATGAAGGCTTGTCCTCCCCATTCGTCAGTTCAGGGATTGCAg GTAAAAATGAGAGGCCCCCATATCCTCCCTTTGGAAGCCAG CCTGGCTTTCTTCCCAGCGACATAGCAATGCCCAGCCCAGATGCCATGTCCCCTTCTGGCCTAAAGTCTGGCTCCCAGTTTTACCAGTCATATCCGAATAACCCCAGGAGGCGGCCACCTGAGGGAGGCATAG ACACTCAGCCAAAGAAGATTCGGAAACCCCCTGGCCTGCCGTCCTCG GTGTATGCTTCCACATCTGGTGAGGAGTATGCCAGGGACAATGGAGGATATCCTGGTGCTAAGCCTGGGGCTGTATATCCCGGCTCTTTTTACATGCAAG AAGACCCCTGGTCATCTTCTGGCTACTCTGCCATGCTGGGTAATTCACCTCACATTGGACAGCCAGGCTCCTTCTCTGCAATTAACCCACAGGACAGGATG AACTATCCTCTGCACAGCAGCGAAGTCAACGGCTTCCACtcagccaccaccaccacctatAACCACACACCTGCCATCAATGGAGAAGGCATCATGG CCAACCGAGGCACCACAGCTGGCAGTTCAGGAGATGAAATTGGAAAAGCTCTTGCCTCG atttaCCCATCGGACCACAATAGTAATAACTTTTCCTCAGCTCCATCTACCCCTGGATCTCCTCAAGCTATTGCAG gagCTCAGTCTCAGTGGCAAAGACCGACCACACCCAACTATGAGGGGCAGCCACATGCATTG AGTAAAATGGAGGATCGTCTGGAGGAGGCTATACATGTACTGCGTAGCCATGCTGTAGGCCAAGGCCCTGGCTTAGAAGGCACCCATTCCGACATACACAGCTTGTTGTCTTCAGTACACAACGGGGGCCTTGGCGCGCTCTCTCCAGTTTTCCCCAATGCCAGCCTTGCCCTCAGCAACAGACATCCTGCTATA GGAGGAAAACATGAGGAGCCCACAGGCCTTCCTCCCAGCAGTACTCTTCTGCATGGTCATCACGCATCTGGACCCACACCGTCAGGTGGCCAACCAGAAGGCTTTACAA gTCTTCCTGGGGGTATGGCCCGCTCCTCactgtcctccagcagctcagACATCAAAAGGGAAGACAAAGAAGATGATGAAAACTCTGTTGGAGACAAAAGCGAGGAGGGAAAGAAGGACTCCAAGATGGCACGCAGTCGAACAAG AAAGGAGGCGTTGACCCTCCAGATGCTCTCTAGCCTTTCAGACCAGAAAGATGA TCAGGACAATGAAGATGACGAGGACCTTCCCCCTGAGGTGAAGATGGAGCGAGAGAGGGAGCGGCGAGTGGCCAACAATGCCCGTGAACGTCTCAGAGTACGGGACATCAACGAGGCATTTAAGGAGCTTGGGAGGATGTGCCAGCTCCACCTCAGCCACgacaaacctcagaccaaactTCTCATCCTACATCAAGCAGTCAACGTCATCCTCAATTTAGAACAACAAGTCAGAG agCGTAACCTCAACCCCAAAGCAGCATGTTTAAAACGTcgtgaggaggagaaggtgtCTGGGGTGGTGGGGGAAGCACCCATGCAGCTATCAGGAGGCCACCCTAGCATGGGAGGAGATGGCCACAATCCAGTTGGCCACATGTAA
- the LOC137132265 gene encoding cytochrome b-c1 complex subunit 10-like, producing MVPNILNELIGAKYTCILRTWVPNMVAWGTAGGVALVHFTDWRLVLDYVPYINGKFHKDE from the exons ATGGTCCCGAATATACTTAATGAATTAATCGGTGCAAAGTATACTTGTATTCTGAGGACGTg GGTACCAAATATGGTCGCCTGGGGCACTGCGGGAGGAGTGGCACTTGTTCACTTCACAGACTGGCGATTAGTTCTAGACTATGTCCCATACATAAATGGGAAGTTTCACAAGGATGAGTAA
- the tcf3b gene encoding transcription factor 3b isoform X1 — translation MNEQQQRMAAVGTDKELSDLLDFSAMFAPPVANGKNRTMTLASSQFGGSALDERSGSGSWGSAEQNSPSFSQGRGYGEGSHYSEHEGLSSPFVSSGIAGKNERPPYPPFGSQPGFLPSDIAMPSPDAMSPSGLKSGSQFYQSYPNNPRRRPPEGGIDTQPKKIRKPPGLPSSVYASTSGEEYARDNGGYPGAKPGAVYPGSFYMQEDPWSSSGYSAMLGNSPHIGQPGSFSAINPQDRMNYPLHSSEVNGFHSATTTTYNHTPAINGEGIMANRGTTAGSSGDEIGKALASIYPSDHNSNNFSSAPSTPGSPQAIAGAQSQWQRPTTPNYEGQPHALQSKMEDRLEEAIHVLRSHAVGQGPGLEGTHSDIHSLLSSVHNGGLGALSPVFPNASLALSNRHPAIGGKHEEPTGLPPSSTLLHGHHASGPTPSGGQPEGFTSLPGGMARSSLSSSSSDIKREDKEDDENSVGDKSEEGKKDSKMARSRTRKEALTLQMLSSLSDQKDDQDNEDDEDLPPEVKMERERERRVANNARERLRVRDINEAFKELGRMCQLHLSHDKPQTKLLILHQAVNVILNLEQQVRERNLNPKAACLKRREEEKVSGVVGEAPMQLSGGHPSMGGDGHNPVGHM, via the exons CACTAGATGAGCGCAGTGGCTCGGGGTCTTGGGGCTCGGCAGAACAGAACAGCCCCTCTTTTAGCCAAGGACGG GGCTATGGGGAAGGATCCCACTACAGTGAGCATGAAGGCTTGTCCTCCCCATTCGTCAGTTCAGGGATTGCAg GTAAAAATGAGAGGCCCCCATATCCTCCCTTTGGAAGCCAG CCTGGCTTTCTTCCCAGCGACATAGCAATGCCCAGCCCAGATGCCATGTCCCCTTCTGGCCTAAAGTCTGGCTCCCAGTTTTACCAGTCATATCCGAATAACCCCAGGAGGCGGCCACCTGAGGGAGGCATAG ACACTCAGCCAAAGAAGATTCGGAAACCCCCTGGCCTGCCGTCCTCG GTGTATGCTTCCACATCTGGTGAGGAGTATGCCAGGGACAATGGAGGATATCCTGGTGCTAAGCCTGGGGCTGTATATCCCGGCTCTTTTTACATGCAAG AAGACCCCTGGTCATCTTCTGGCTACTCTGCCATGCTGGGTAATTCACCTCACATTGGACAGCCAGGCTCCTTCTCTGCAATTAACCCACAGGACAGGATG AACTATCCTCTGCACAGCAGCGAAGTCAACGGCTTCCACtcagccaccaccaccacctatAACCACACACCTGCCATCAATGGAGAAGGCATCATGG CCAACCGAGGCACCACAGCTGGCAGTTCAGGAGATGAAATTGGAAAAGCTCTTGCCTCG atttaCCCATCGGACCACAATAGTAATAACTTTTCCTCAGCTCCATCTACCCCTGGATCTCCTCAAGCTATTGCAG gagCTCAGTCTCAGTGGCAAAGACCGACCACACCCAACTATGAGGGGCAGCCACATGCATTG CAGAGTAAAATGGAGGATCGTCTGGAGGAGGCTATACATGTACTGCGTAGCCATGCTGTAGGCCAAGGCCCTGGCTTAGAAGGCACCCATTCCGACATACACAGCTTGTTGTCTTCAGTACACAACGGGGGCCTTGGCGCGCTCTCTCCAGTTTTCCCCAATGCCAGCCTTGCCCTCAGCAACAGACATCCTGCTATA GGAGGAAAACATGAGGAGCCCACAGGCCTTCCTCCCAGCAGTACTCTTCTGCATGGTCATCACGCATCTGGACCCACACCGTCAGGTGGCCAACCAGAAGGCTTTACAA gTCTTCCTGGGGGTATGGCCCGCTCCTCactgtcctccagcagctcagACATCAAAAGGGAAGACAAAGAAGATGATGAAAACTCTGTTGGAGACAAAAGCGAGGAGGGAAAGAAGGACTCCAAGATGGCACGCAGTCGAACAAG AAAGGAGGCGTTGACCCTCCAGATGCTCTCTAGCCTTTCAGACCAGAAAGATGA TCAGGACAATGAAGATGACGAGGACCTTCCCCCTGAGGTGAAGATGGAGCGAGAGAGGGAGCGGCGAGTGGCCAACAATGCCCGTGAACGTCTCAGAGTACGGGACATCAACGAGGCATTTAAGGAGCTTGGGAGGATGTGCCAGCTCCACCTCAGCCACgacaaacctcagaccaaactTCTCATCCTACATCAAGCAGTCAACGTCATCCTCAATTTAGAACAACAAGTCAGAG agCGTAACCTCAACCCCAAAGCAGCATGTTTAAAACGTcgtgaggaggagaaggtgtCTGGGGTGGTGGGGGAAGCACCCATGCAGCTATCAGGAGGCCACCCTAGCATGGGAGGAGATGGCCACAATCCAGTTGGCCACATGTAA
- the tcf3b gene encoding transcription factor 3b isoform X4, with protein sequence MFFPPASLRFSFYCWISDTWRREMFAPPVANGKNRTMTLASSQFGGSALDERSGSGSWGSAEQNSPSFSQGRGYGEGSHYSEHEGLSSPFVSSGIAGKNERPPYPPFGSQPGFLPSDIAMPSPDAMSPSGLKSGSQFYQSYPNNPRRRPPEGGIDTQPKKIRKPPGLPSSVYASTSGEEYARDNGGYPGAKPGAVYPGSFYMQEDPWSSSGYSAMLGNSPHIGQPGSFSAINPQDRMNYPLHSSEVNGFHSATTTTYNHTPAINGEGIMANRGTTAGSSGDEIGKALASIYPSDHNSNNFSSAPSTPGSPQAIAGAQSQWQRPTTPNYEGQPHALQSKMEDRLEEAIHVLRSHAVGQGPGLEGTHSDIHSLLSSVHNGGLGALSPVFPNASLALSNRHPAIGGKHEEPTGLPPSSTLLHGHHASGPTPSGGQPEGFTSLPGGMARSSLSSSSSDIKREDKEDDENSVGDKSEEGKKDSKMARSRTRKEALTLQMLSSLSDQKDDQDNEDDEDLPPEVKMERERERRVANNARERLRVRDINEAFKELGRMCQLHLSHDKPQTKLLILHQAVNVILNLEQQVRERNLNPKAACLKRREEEKVSGVVGEAPMQLSGGHPSMGGDGHNPVGHM encoded by the exons CACTAGATGAGCGCAGTGGCTCGGGGTCTTGGGGCTCGGCAGAACAGAACAGCCCCTCTTTTAGCCAAGGACGG GGCTATGGGGAAGGATCCCACTACAGTGAGCATGAAGGCTTGTCCTCCCCATTCGTCAGTTCAGGGATTGCAg GTAAAAATGAGAGGCCCCCATATCCTCCCTTTGGAAGCCAG CCTGGCTTTCTTCCCAGCGACATAGCAATGCCCAGCCCAGATGCCATGTCCCCTTCTGGCCTAAAGTCTGGCTCCCAGTTTTACCAGTCATATCCGAATAACCCCAGGAGGCGGCCACCTGAGGGAGGCATAG ACACTCAGCCAAAGAAGATTCGGAAACCCCCTGGCCTGCCGTCCTCG GTGTATGCTTCCACATCTGGTGAGGAGTATGCCAGGGACAATGGAGGATATCCTGGTGCTAAGCCTGGGGCTGTATATCCCGGCTCTTTTTACATGCAAG AAGACCCCTGGTCATCTTCTGGCTACTCTGCCATGCTGGGTAATTCACCTCACATTGGACAGCCAGGCTCCTTCTCTGCAATTAACCCACAGGACAGGATG AACTATCCTCTGCACAGCAGCGAAGTCAACGGCTTCCACtcagccaccaccaccacctatAACCACACACCTGCCATCAATGGAGAAGGCATCATGG CCAACCGAGGCACCACAGCTGGCAGTTCAGGAGATGAAATTGGAAAAGCTCTTGCCTCG atttaCCCATCGGACCACAATAGTAATAACTTTTCCTCAGCTCCATCTACCCCTGGATCTCCTCAAGCTATTGCAG gagCTCAGTCTCAGTGGCAAAGACCGACCACACCCAACTATGAGGGGCAGCCACATGCATTG CAGAGTAAAATGGAGGATCGTCTGGAGGAGGCTATACATGTACTGCGTAGCCATGCTGTAGGCCAAGGCCCTGGCTTAGAAGGCACCCATTCCGACATACACAGCTTGTTGTCTTCAGTACACAACGGGGGCCTTGGCGCGCTCTCTCCAGTTTTCCCCAATGCCAGCCTTGCCCTCAGCAACAGACATCCTGCTATA GGAGGAAAACATGAGGAGCCCACAGGCCTTCCTCCCAGCAGTACTCTTCTGCATGGTCATCACGCATCTGGACCCACACCGTCAGGTGGCCAACCAGAAGGCTTTACAA gTCTTCCTGGGGGTATGGCCCGCTCCTCactgtcctccagcagctcagACATCAAAAGGGAAGACAAAGAAGATGATGAAAACTCTGTTGGAGACAAAAGCGAGGAGGGAAAGAAGGACTCCAAGATGGCACGCAGTCGAACAAG AAAGGAGGCGTTGACCCTCCAGATGCTCTCTAGCCTTTCAGACCAGAAAGATGA TCAGGACAATGAAGATGACGAGGACCTTCCCCCTGAGGTGAAGATGGAGCGAGAGAGGGAGCGGCGAGTGGCCAACAATGCCCGTGAACGTCTCAGAGTACGGGACATCAACGAGGCATTTAAGGAGCTTGGGAGGATGTGCCAGCTCCACCTCAGCCACgacaaacctcagaccaaactTCTCATCCTACATCAAGCAGTCAACGTCATCCTCAATTTAGAACAACAAGTCAGAG agCGTAACCTCAACCCCAAAGCAGCATGTTTAAAACGTcgtgaggaggagaaggtgtCTGGGGTGGTGGGGGAAGCACCCATGCAGCTATCAGGAGGCCACCCTAGCATGGGAGGAGATGGCCACAATCCAGTTGGCCACATGTAA
- the tcf3b gene encoding transcription factor 3b isoform X2, which produces MNEQQQRMAAVGTDKELSDLLDFSAMFAPPVANGKNRTMTLASSQFGGSALDERSGSGSWGSAEQNSPSFSQGRGYGEGSHYSEHEGLSSPFVSSGIAGKNERPPYPPFGSQPGFLPSDIAMPSPDAMSPSGLKSGSQFYQSYPNNPRRRPPEGGIDTQPKKIRKPPGLPSSVYASTSGEEYARDNGGYPGAKPGAVYPGSFYMQDPWSSSGYSAMLGNSPHIGQPGSFSAINPQDRMNYPLHSSEVNGFHSATTTTYNHTPAINGEGIMANRGTTAGSSGDEIGKALASIYPSDHNSNNFSSAPSTPGSPQAIAGAQSQWQRPTTPNYEGQPHALQSKMEDRLEEAIHVLRSHAVGQGPGLEGTHSDIHSLLSSVHNGGLGALSPVFPNASLALSNRHPAIGGKHEEPTGLPPSSTLLHGHHASGPTPSGGQPEGFTSLPGGMARSSLSSSSSDIKREDKEDDENSVGDKSEEGKKDSKMARSRTRKEALTLQMLSSLSDQKDDQDNEDDEDLPPEVKMERERERRVANNARERLRVRDINEAFKELGRMCQLHLSHDKPQTKLLILHQAVNVILNLEQQVRERNLNPKAACLKRREEEKVSGVVGEAPMQLSGGHPSMGGDGHNPVGHM; this is translated from the exons CACTAGATGAGCGCAGTGGCTCGGGGTCTTGGGGCTCGGCAGAACAGAACAGCCCCTCTTTTAGCCAAGGACGG GGCTATGGGGAAGGATCCCACTACAGTGAGCATGAAGGCTTGTCCTCCCCATTCGTCAGTTCAGGGATTGCAg GTAAAAATGAGAGGCCCCCATATCCTCCCTTTGGAAGCCAG CCTGGCTTTCTTCCCAGCGACATAGCAATGCCCAGCCCAGATGCCATGTCCCCTTCTGGCCTAAAGTCTGGCTCCCAGTTTTACCAGTCATATCCGAATAACCCCAGGAGGCGGCCACCTGAGGGAGGCATAG ACACTCAGCCAAAGAAGATTCGGAAACCCCCTGGCCTGCCGTCCTCG GTGTATGCTTCCACATCTGGTGAGGAGTATGCCAGGGACAATGGAGGATATCCTGGTGCTAAGCCTGGGGCTGTATATCCCGGCTCTTTTTACATGCAAG ACCCCTGGTCATCTTCTGGCTACTCTGCCATGCTGGGTAATTCACCTCACATTGGACAGCCAGGCTCCTTCTCTGCAATTAACCCACAGGACAGGATG AACTATCCTCTGCACAGCAGCGAAGTCAACGGCTTCCACtcagccaccaccaccacctatAACCACACACCTGCCATCAATGGAGAAGGCATCATGG CCAACCGAGGCACCACAGCTGGCAGTTCAGGAGATGAAATTGGAAAAGCTCTTGCCTCG atttaCCCATCGGACCACAATAGTAATAACTTTTCCTCAGCTCCATCTACCCCTGGATCTCCTCAAGCTATTGCAG gagCTCAGTCTCAGTGGCAAAGACCGACCACACCCAACTATGAGGGGCAGCCACATGCATTG CAGAGTAAAATGGAGGATCGTCTGGAGGAGGCTATACATGTACTGCGTAGCCATGCTGTAGGCCAAGGCCCTGGCTTAGAAGGCACCCATTCCGACATACACAGCTTGTTGTCTTCAGTACACAACGGGGGCCTTGGCGCGCTCTCTCCAGTTTTCCCCAATGCCAGCCTTGCCCTCAGCAACAGACATCCTGCTATA GGAGGAAAACATGAGGAGCCCACAGGCCTTCCTCCCAGCAGTACTCTTCTGCATGGTCATCACGCATCTGGACCCACACCGTCAGGTGGCCAACCAGAAGGCTTTACAA gTCTTCCTGGGGGTATGGCCCGCTCCTCactgtcctccagcagctcagACATCAAAAGGGAAGACAAAGAAGATGATGAAAACTCTGTTGGAGACAAAAGCGAGGAGGGAAAGAAGGACTCCAAGATGGCACGCAGTCGAACAAG AAAGGAGGCGTTGACCCTCCAGATGCTCTCTAGCCTTTCAGACCAGAAAGATGA TCAGGACAATGAAGATGACGAGGACCTTCCCCCTGAGGTGAAGATGGAGCGAGAGAGGGAGCGGCGAGTGGCCAACAATGCCCGTGAACGTCTCAGAGTACGGGACATCAACGAGGCATTTAAGGAGCTTGGGAGGATGTGCCAGCTCCACCTCAGCCACgacaaacctcagaccaaactTCTCATCCTACATCAAGCAGTCAACGTCATCCTCAATTTAGAACAACAAGTCAGAG agCGTAACCTCAACCCCAAAGCAGCATGTTTAAAACGTcgtgaggaggagaaggtgtCTGGGGTGGTGGGGGAAGCACCCATGCAGCTATCAGGAGGCCACCCTAGCATGGGAGGAGATGGCCACAATCCAGTTGGCCACATGTAA